The region tgtaatactAATTTCTGAAGATGCATAATTGATACAGTTCAGGTCTACCTTCTACGCGTATCACTTCTTGGATAGAAGAACACTATTCTGACTCAAGATTCCTCTGGACCTTCTAtgaggaaaccaatggcagggaaggggggaagaggttATTAAGTTCAATTGCCAGCTGACCAGGACTGGAAAATGAGTGCTACACTAGGCAGATGTTTTATTCTGTCAAGCACAACCTGTCCTTCCATTTCTAACTTGATTGTCCTCTAAGCTCTACCCTATATGACTTGCAGAGGGTATCAGCAATTTTCTAGCTGGGTCCGGATTTAGCTGGCATGCTGTGGATATTTGATTTTAGCTCAGAAGGTTTACAAGAAGGTTGCAATTTATGAAAAGTTTCAGTGACTTTCTCTCCCAATAACCCAGTAAACCACCCCACACCCAAGCATCTGAGATATTGGGACCCACTGTATGTTCAGGGGATAGGACAGAACAGAAATTTAAGTTCATTGTTACAGGAAtccccttctcatttgcaatatCATTTTGTTCTATGAAGATGAAGCACAAGTTTGATCTTCATATATTCATGGGTGAAATCTTTCAATTTCTCCAAATCTGTGTCAcatatgctgtgtgtgtgtgtgtgtgtgtgtgtgtgtgtgtgtgtgtgtgtgtagggggtaCCTGAGCAAAGAATCAGCCAGTTTCAAGCTGGATCTGGATTTTTATGCATCACTTGTCACCTGTAGGGCTCGAGGTGGGCAGGATATTGACCAGACACCTGAAAACCACTTACCTGCCCTCTATGATGATAAGCGAAGGATGCAGATTCTTAATCTCTGTCTCCATAATGGTGCACAGTCATTATGAGCAGTGGTGTGgttagagggggtgaaaagcactaagttttgcagggagccttgccgcAGCGTGCAAAAggtccttcccccttcccttcagattCATTCCAggcgaggggaaaaaaaacagaggctccaaaggggagtagtaggggctgcttgcatgctgtagtgaggctccctgcaaaatctagtgctttgtaccccctctagctatgccactgattatgAGCACCCTCTCTCTTTCATACACACAATGACAACAGCACTAGGGTTCACTGCTCCATAACTAGTAGGCACCTCCAATACTTCAGAAAATGTGTACCACTGTAAAATGGTAAGGTGTTTCTTTTGGAACTTTAATGGCCTCTGCCCTTGTGTGTGCTTATTGATAGCAACAAACTAGCTGGGTGGTGGAATTTCCCCTAGGAAAGGGCTTCTTCTGCAGGTGGCTACTCTGCTTTCCAACACAGGTAATACTGTGCCAAAACCGCTGTGCTGTGCCccgcagtaaataaataataccTCTAGTGATTGGACAACAGCACTGAGCAATTTCTTCTCCTACAACTTGTGCTTTGAATGCACATGAAAAAGGGTCATCCCGAAATAGTTATTGTAAAAAAGGGCCAAGTTAATCCACTCTCTCCCATTgacagtttttgttgttgttgttgttgttttggcatccttcagtctcggaagactatggtgtcacgctctgaatggtggttctggaacaaagtgtcctctccagtgcgcgaagcctgggtaaagtagatatggaggatagactgtttcccatgcagcaaatttcccctccacgtcgctgaaatggtccaatggaaaggcagaggccaatatggttggttccagcagtgttgcaggagttgccagaacatgactgtcttcagccatgaactgcctcagggactccggctccagattttgcctcgaggttgactcctgaagccttttccataactggatgtagccacaaggcagtggaggtttgggatcagagttttcctcctctcagatgagctgccttcccaggctaacgagtcccatctacccattgACAGTAGTGGCTTTAAAAGGGCTTGGCCTGGCTCAATCTTGCCCATTAGTCCTGCGGTTGCCACTGAGCATTCCCCCATGCTAAAGGCCAAGGCAGCATTGAAATGAACGATGGGTCTCACATGTAAACCACTGAAGGTAGACCCAAAGGTGCTGCCCCCTAGTTTCACATGTGACAGATTTAGCAGCACTTGCATCTAGAGAACAAGATCAGCCACTGCATGAGAACTGGCAGCAAGTATTTAAGGGCTTTCTTGCAAGCATGCATTGGCCAGTCCCCTGAATGTGTGCAGGGGAGGACATGCAACAGGGACAGAAACCCAGTGGTGTCTGGGCGTCACACTTTGTGAAGATTGCCCAGTCTTTCTGAGGCCAAATAGGCAAACTTCAAGTTGATTATGAGGTAGATTGAAGTGATCACCTCAGTTGACAGATTGGCAGGGGGCGGAGGGGGCAGTCACTGCCAACCTCTGGGTCATTTCTATCCCTTCTCACATGCTCtcttgatttgaaaaggaaaatgcaaaTGGATTGCAAAAGGAAGTGGAGGGCAGGAGACTAGTGGGCTAGAACATCTCCTGGGAGACAATCtagccctctcctctcctccacctccaCTCTCCTGCTCCATTCTCATTTtgtcttttcaaatccagaaagtGGAGGAATAGCAGCCTGAGTGAGAGCAGAGGCAGTGCTAGCATTTGGCACTTGCTGATGTGTAACTGAGGAAGGGCTGGTGGGAACTTTTGGCTTGCAATCTCCTGTACTGGAAGTTCTGGGGCCACCATGCTCATCTCCAAGTGTCCCAGAAATCTCTTTCTAGAAGAATTCCAAATatcccattccttctccaagCTCTTCAACAGGCCCAAGAGATTTGACATCCAATTGAGTTTACTCTCAGAAGCTTTGATCAGTTTTCTCCCTGGAACATTCTGTTCTTCTGCTATGTTGAACTATGGATCCTGGGCACATTGTATAGACTGGGAGAGACACACTTGCATGTGTTCATTGCAAGAGGCACTGAGTGCGTTCCATGAAAACTTTGAGTGATAACCTGTGTGGTTTTGTAGTTACATTACTGAACTTATGCCTCTGTTCTATCTGTGGCTTACAGTAGTGATACTGCATGAAGCAGTAGCCCCCAGACTCACCACCGGAACAGCTAAGGTGCAGGCATGGGCAGTTTGGAGAAGaatcagggcagggagcaggtcaaACTCTGGGATGCTTGAGGGTTTTAGCAGCATCTGTGCATTCCAAGATCGTATCCCTCTTTTCCCGGActtatcaaaacttcacatataggctgatgggttctgagctgtctgtgacagatcaggagagagatcttggggtggtggtggacaggtcgatgaaagtgtcgacccaatgtgcggcggcagtgaagaaggccaattctatgcttgggatcatttgaaaaggtattgagaacaaaacggctaatattataatgccattgtacacatcgatggtaaggccgcacctggagtattgtgtccagttctggtcgccacatctcaaaaaagacatagtggaaatggaaaaggtgcaaaagtgagcgactaagatgattactgggctggggcaccttccttatgaggaaaggctatggtgtttgggactcttcaacctagaaaagaggcgcctgaggggggacatgattgagacattatgcatgggaaggataaagtggatagagagatgctctttacactctcacataacaccagaaccagggtgtcaggcctttggcatcccagaccctgaattgttgtaagccaggatgtggcaggaggggccttgatgtccaggctggtgtaaaatgtaattaaaggaacagcagcagcactgtgtaTGTATGCTGATggaatcagctgcacctgttgcaggtgggagtcacgtgactcacataggctatggtggagtggtgcaatgcaccactggacagccaatcagagtgggttaCAAGActatcttgtgactatgaggttgccctactctgattggctgaccccAGTATATATGAGGCAAGCACAGACACcgaggtgtgggttgttgtggtgtttctgcgtgctgtgctgctggttttctGTTCTGACTTGGAGTGTGCTcatcgtgactgtgcctctctgctgtgtccctgacttctggactgtttgactgactactcttctgcctgctctttttaccaatacatgcttttgcaacaaacaagcctgtgcctgcttctttggctctgtttgggatcgcctgcttcttgtgctgtcttcctatgctCCCATGCCTCtttgctatcaggaaagcaagagctatcctcccctgctgacctgacacaggggacatccactaaaattgagtgttgggagagttaggacagacaaaagaaaatatttctttactcatcgtgtgcttggtctgtggaactccttgccgcaggatgtggtgacggcatctggcctggatgcctttaaaatgggattggacaagtttctggaggaaaaatccattacgggttacaagccatgatgtgtatgtgcaacctcctgatttcagaaatgggctatgtcagaaggccaatgcaagggagggcaccaggatgcaggtctcttgttatctggtatgcttcctggggcatttggtgggccgctgtgagatacaggaagctggactagatgggcctatggcctggtccagtggggctgttcttatgttcttaaatagctggtacaggtttAAGGCGACCCATTGGAGACCTGGAGGCCTGTGGGGTAGTAAGgaaaataaaagattttttttcctctccaagaCCATCTGGTCCTTCCtccaccataacatgcagcagCATGAGttagtggtgctgcatgctatgggctggcaggggactGGACTGGGGAGTTAGATCAcagagttttacagcccaatccttcccaaaGCTCCAACAATGCAGCCACATGTAGGGACGCTGCCACGTCGGCGCTGGCAAACCACACCACCCGTGGTTCAGCCTCCTTGCACCAAACCCAAGCCAATTAACACAAAAGGCGTATGTGGCGTGATATAATCAGGTTGTTTGATTATGCAAAGAGAGTTTCGGGAatgagggggggagagggataaaaataaagagctctcGACAGAGAGGGAGAAGATCTTCCACCAAGCCCGCCTTCGTCTCTTTCttcatctctattgagatcccacaGCCACATCACTGGAGCATGCACTGGATTCTGCTagaggggcagtcccagaggtcctctccaggtaaggaaacatttatttactTCCCTGGCAGGTCTACTTGGATCCGTGCCCTCAAtttttctggcacaagtctgagtggagctGGGAATGTGGCTCAAGGCAGATAGGGGCAGGGCCGGCCTTTGGGCAATTTTACCCTGCGTCTGGAGGGGCCCCGCACTGGGATGTCAAGTGGAGCACCTGCACTTCATTTTGTAGCTCTCCAGCATGgtaatcttccatgctgaggcatcgCAAGGAGGGTGCAGTGAATAGAGCATTGCTGCAAGACGGCCCTCCCTCCTTTCTGTCCCTGGGTCCAACTGACTTGGAATCAATCCCTTCCCCAGAAGCAGTTGACAGTGACTCCACTGCTGGGCGCCTTTCCACTGTTGCTCATTCCGGTGAGTAGGGGAGGCCAGTGAGGGTAGGGgttctgcaaaaatgttttgcattgggccctatAGCTCCTAAGGCGGGCCCTgggtaaggggttaggatattggtggagctgctggcACTGATATTGCCCCCTTCATGGCCTCAACACACCCCTTCTGGTcccagtctctgccccattccttctcctccctgttcAGTTCGCCCACTGCCCACActctgtgctgacttactggcactggggttTTTCTGGAAGCAAAGGTGGCctggctgcacagaatggcaAGTTGCATTTTGCAATCACCATAATGCACACTGCCAGAATGCGAGTAGGACTGGGCctttgcaatcctaaacatacataccataaagtaagcctcattaagcTTGATGGGACTTATCTCTGAGCAGACAGGGATAAGATTGTGTTTTGATTGCTCCCTTGGGTGATTTGGGACCAGTTACGATCTGTCAACCATACTGGGCTGTTGTAAagataaaaaggaaagaaaataatgTTTGCCATGCTGAGGATGGGTGGGGTTCAAATTAAGTGAAGGAACTGCATCAACATGGATGGATGCAGGCTCTCCTAGGGGAAAAAGATCTTGGAAACAGCACACAAGCCCTCTAAAGTTCAGAGCTCCCTAAAGTACTGCTGTGTACCAGAACTTCAAAATCTTTTTCATTTATAATTAACCCATGTGGGACTGAAGAGCAGTCAACACTATCCAGGATGCCGACATCTTTGTTGTTTTAAAGAGAACATCACAGGCTTTGAATACAGAGGGAGAAATCCAAGAACCTCAAGTATCAGGTTTATGTCAAGGAAAACTTGAAAGCATTATGTCCTCTTAAATTCCAGATGAGGTGAAAGCTATCGACGGATGACTATTCTCACTCTAATTCTCCACTAGCTTTCTTGCATGGAGCATCTTATTTTCACTGAAGTTCCAGTTCTCTCAGTTTCATTAAAACATCACGCTGGACAACTCCATCTTCCATTTCCATCTCCAGTCTTTTGCTCTCCTGAATTTCTTCCACCTCCTTTGTTCATCCTTTCTGAGCCTTCTTGAAAAATCCAAACTTTGGAGGATGCAATGAAGAACTGATTGCTGAGACAGAAGGCACTTGTTCCCAGATCCCCTTTTATTCTGAATTGCAATGCGAGTGAGAATCTCTGCAGAAGGTGGATTCTAACGTATATGACAACAGACCCCTCAGGCAGATTGACACTTCCATGATACAGAGATACTGCAGGTATTAATTTTatttacaatttacaataaaACCATAGAATAGAGTTGGATGGAATTAAATTGAACATTAAACAGATTTCCTGTTAATTCACTTTCTGGGAAAAACAATGTTCCCTATTCTAGAAACTCTCTCAAATGTTCAGAGGAGTATAATCTCCTACTTTTTCTGTTAATTTAATCATATTTTTTTTACAACTTCTAGCTTGCATGCATATTCTCACAAAAAATTTCAACTTTGTCAAAGTCTATACTTTTCTCCAGTCATCAATACTTCTTCTTATTCTTCAGCAGCAGCAATTTTACCACGACTTAAACTACATTTCTTCAGCAGTTGCCAATTGCAGTTCAGTACCACCAAGATAACCATCAGCAAAGGCTTtcatcagcaaatgaaataaAAGGAATGCATCCTGTTCAAAAGGAAAAGTCTCTGATGCAGTCTTTTAGTTCTGTATGATGTGAGATGAGTCAATTATGTCTGAGTATAAAATTATTATTCCATGGCCAGCAAATAATTGGTACAGTTATTGAACAGAAACTTGTTGAACAGAGCCGTACTCTTTTAGActgaaataagaataaataaattAAGTGGAAAGACACTTCCTTGAATTGAATAATTGTCTCTTGGAACAGTGCCTGAAACTATATTTCATATCAACCTTCAGAACTCCCAGAATGGGAAGAGGTAGAAGTGTTTGTGGAAAGCTTGAAGCTTCCTGATGTACTGATTGCAGCAATATTGCACATGATATTATTTCATCTATTTCCCATCCTTCAAGGATCCCAAGGCACTTCACATGttccccattttttcccctcacaaaaaTCCTCTTGGGTAGGTTGGAGACGGAGTGACtagccaaggtcacccagcaattGCCATTGCTGAAaaagggtttgaacctgggtctccctgaTCTCTGCACAACACTCATAATTTGCTCTTGAACCCAGTTACTCTGGACCAAACACCACATGGTTGCTGGTTCAGATGAAGGTCCAGATGAACGACATCTCAGCAGCCCCAACTCAATCATGCTCTCCAGCAGGAAGAGAGAATGGCCTCTGCACCCTGCAGCGACTCTCCCAGACTTCTTCAGGCTAGACAGAAAACTCCCCCAATTGGGAATCTCCATTAATCTCCCTgatttgcacattaaaaaaaaaaaaaaaaccaacaggtTATTGACAGAGAGAACAGAGAGTCCTGAATATTGGCCAGCAATTTTTCCTTTGTTGTAGTAGTATGAGACCGAAGCCTGGAGTTTAATCATGAAAAATTGGAGCAAAAAGGTGTTGATTTTATTAAGTATGTTTGATTTTATTAAACAATCCAGGAGGGGAACGAGATCTAGCTGCTGAGGGCCTGAACCTGAGCCCTGCGTGCAGGCTTcttgctggtgcacactgttgcaaacgtgccttaaggcatgtttgcaagcccttactgcaGCACCAGTGCCCAGGCTAGCCCCGTGCAAGTCCAGAGTGGGCACTGGGCCTACATTACATCACCTGGTGGTCGCCTGGATTGCCAGATGGCAGAGAGTGTTGCCCAACACGGGACTTGCGGCCCAACACAAGACTCTCCGAATCTGCGCCAGCTCCAGAactgccgcagaatcgagtaaccccattgcagggctacttctcttacttgGGGGAATTGGACAAAAGTCCCCATCTCCAAAGGAGATAGCAGTGGCTGCCCAGGGAGTGTAGgaagctgcagccattttggcaacGCGGCAGCCCCGCactccgggcaactcaggattgggctgtgaatttctcagggcaaaaatgggttatggGGGATGAACCCTCTCTGGTTTAAACAGATTCAACAGAGGAAACTGTCtcagtatgtatttttttttctcccttcagaACTGCAGTAACAAGACGAGATGCAAATCTGTGTGGAACACGTGAAGTTACCTAATACAGTCATCAGATCAGGGGTATGTGTTATCATATCTTGTCATTTATatgtagaggtgggtgaaaacccccctcccccccaccatggaCTTCACTTTTTTTCTgagttttccaaagttagaggCGCATAAAgagatgttatgtgtttttatttcaagggtacattttaataaattatatgtataaattataaatgtttttaaagtgaactaggtaggtgatgtaggtggtgcagtgtcagcagatgcagctacatGCATGTAGGAGTGTTAGATGACAATGGTTTtgtgttcattattattattattattattaacatcaaaatgacaacacagctaaTAATTGTATATGTACACATAAAAACCACAACATTATCAGGTggtaaatcatcatcatcatcatcatagcagATTATGTAGAtgtcttattttttttagaaaaatgaGGAGTGATGTTATGTGCTATCACAGAAAAAGACCCACTCCTCTTTATAGGCCCTCCAacgagctcagggcagcacacatTGATCCCCTTTCTTCCTCACAACTGTCCTTGGAAGCGGTTTGGAGTGGGACAGAGTGAGTGGCCGTGGCCACCCAGAAATATCCATGGCTGAATAAGGGATAACGGTTTGAACTTCTGTCTCCTCAACCTGTGCACAATACTCTGGCTACTCTATCACAATGCCCTGGTAACCTAGAGCTATCCAGCCTTGCTACTTGAAGTCATGTTACATGCAATGGTAGGAGTGGACCTAGGGAGAGATGAGAAGGACCTGGAGGATAAACCCTAACTCATTTGTTTCTCCCACCAGAACCAGCCATCAAGATGAATGGATCCACCATTACAGAGTTTGTCCTCCTGGGCTTTTCTGGTTCCCAGTTTGCCCAGCTGTTCGTTTTACCTCTAGTCTTCACCTGCTACACCACCATCCTTGTGGGCAACTTGTTAATCATGGTGACTGTTCGATCTGATCCCAAACTGTTTCAatgccccatgtatttctttcttGCCAATCTATCCCTCCTTGATATATCTTTTGGTTCAGTGGCTGCCCCAAAACTACTGACCGATCTACTGAACAATGGCAGTACCATTTCTTATGGAGCCTGTATAGCCCAGGTATTTACTGGCCATCTCCTTGTAGGTGTAGAAACATTCATCCTCAGTGtgatggcctatgatcgctatgtggccatctgccacccactgaggTACACAATCATCATGGACCGGCAGCGCTGCCTCAGTCTCCTCCTACTTTGCTGGGTAGGAGGCCTCATTCATGGCATCTTCCAGACAGTGGTCACCACCAAGCTACCACTCTGTGGACCGAATGTGCTGGACggtttcttctgtgacatcacccAGTTAAAAAAGCTGGCATGTGCAGACATCTATGTAAGTGAGGTGCTTTATATTTTCAGTGACAGTTTGATGATTCTTCCCAACTTTCTGATCTTGCTGTTTTCATATGTGACCATCCTGGCCAGTCTCTGTGACCATTTTAAGCAGGGTGGTAGGAAGGGCCTCTCCACCTGTGGCTCCCACCTGATGGTGGTCTCCCTCTTCTATGGCCCTATTATAGTTGTGTATATTaaaccctcctccacctcccaaGTGAACAAAGTGGCCAGCATATTGTATGCGGTGGTCACACCTGCCCTCAATCCCCTCATCTATACTCTGAGGAACAAAGAGGTAAAGGAAGCCatgaagaagttgaaaaacaAATGTGCGCATTTCCTTCTGCATCTGAAGGAGTAGATGTGTGGCaattccttttcctgccaaatcaATTTGTGTATGAGTCCTAATGAGCCAGAATGGAAAAATGGATATTatgttgttgcaaggtcaagagcaaagttcaaaagcaaactcagtaggcaagagtggtgatcgtctgcaagctttatttcgttgccagcaacgggcctctcagagactccttgtccaaagcgaagagagcaatgagagccatgtgtcaactctcaaagccctcagagagagcaattttccagtgtgagcctctcccttaaatttatttatttattattaattttatttatttatatcctgcatttatgcccaaagggca is a window of Tiliqua scincoides isolate rTilSci1 chromosome 5, rTilSci1.hap2, whole genome shotgun sequence DNA encoding:
- the LOC136653943 gene encoding olfactory receptor 4Q3-like; this encodes MNGSTITEFVLLGFSGSQFAQLFVLPLVFTCYTTILVGNLLIMVTVRSDPKLFQCPMYFFLANLSLLDISFGSVAAPKLLTDLLNNGSTISYGACIAQVFTGHLLVGVETFILSVMAYDRYVAICHPLRYTIIMDRQRCLSLLLLCWVGGLIHGIFQTVVTTKLPLCGPNVLDGFFCDITQLKKLACADIYVSEVLYIFSDSLMILPNFLILLFSYVTILASLCDHFKQGGRKGLSTCGSHLMVVSLFYGPIIVVYIKPSSTSQVNKVASILYAVVTPALNPLIYTLRNKEVKEAMKKLKNKCAHFLLHLKE